A window of Macrotis lagotis isolate mMagLag1 chromosome X, bilby.v1.9.chrom.fasta, whole genome shotgun sequence contains these coding sequences:
- the CNN1 gene encoding calponin-1, with amino-acid sequence MSTAHFNRGPAYGLSAEVKNKLAQKYDPRREQELRTWIEEVTGRRIGPNFMDGLKDGIILCEFINKLQPGSVRKVNESTQNWHQLENIGNFIKAITKYGVKPHDIFEANDLFENTNHTQVQSTLIALASVAKTKGNKVNVGVKYAEKQERKFLPEKLKEGRNIIGLQMGTNKFASQQGMTAYGTRRHLYDPKLGTDQPLDQATISLQMGTNKGASQAGMTAPGTKRQIFEPTLGMEHCDTLNVSLQMGSNKGASQRGMTVYGLPRQVYDPKYCLTPEYPELGDEPTHNHHAHNYYNSA; translated from the exons ATGTCAACTGCTCATTTCAACCGGGGCCCTGCTTATGGACTGTCAGCTGAGGTCAAGAACAAG TTGGCTCAGAAGTATGATCCCCGACGGGAGCAGGAGCTTCGTACATGGATCGAGGAGGTTACTGGAAGACGCATAGGTCCCAACTTCATGGATGGTCTCAAGGATGGAATCATCCTCTGCGA aTTTATCAATAAACTGCAGCCCGGCTCAGTGAGGAAAGTGAATGAGTCCACCCAGAACTGGCACCAG TTGGAAAATATTGGAAACTTCATCAAAGCCATCACTAAATATGGAGTAAAGCCTCACGACATCTTTGAGGCCAATGATTTGTTTGAGAATACAAACCACACGCAAGTGCAGTCTACTCTCATTGCCCTGGCCAGTGTG GCcaaaacaaaagggaacaaaGTGAATGTGGGAGTGAAATATGCAGAGAAGCAGGAGAGAAAGTTTCTACCAGAAAAACTGAAAGAAGGGCGGAACATCATAGGCCTGCAG ATGGGCACCAACAAGTTTGCCAGTCAACAAGGAATGACAGCATATGGTACCCGCCGCCACCTCTATGACCCCAAGCTGGGTACTGATCAGCCCTTGGACCAGGCTACCATCAGTCTGCAGATGGGCACCAACAAAGGTGCCAGTCAG GCAGGCATGACAGCTCCTGGAACCAAACGCCAGATCTTTGAGCCTACATTGGGCATGGAGCACTGCGACACACTCAACGTCAGCCTGCAGATGGGCAGCAACAAGGGGGCGTCCCAGCGCGGCATGACAGTGTACGGCCTGCCCCGCCAGGTGTACGATCCGAAATATTGCCTCACCCCCGAGTACCCGGAGCTGGGTGATGAGCCCACTCACAACCATCACGCACACAACTACTACAACTCTGCATAG